Proteins from a single region of Candidatus Palauibacter scopulicola:
- the fabD gene encoding ACP S-malonyltransferase — MSGVALLFPGQGSQYVGMGRDLAEDDASVRELYERADDTLGMPLSRICWQGPEEELRATENAQPAIMLHSFAVWRLIAARAGKAGIGAGHSLGELSAYLVSDAFGFEDGLRIVRERGRMMGASGADRPGTMAAILGLDAESVAGACERAAEAGGIAVPANLNAPGQVVISGDLDAVAAAGRLASEAGARRVLPLNVSGAFHSPLMATAADGLAATLDGTQWRDPSFPIVSNATATPVTDSGEARRTLILQLTSPVRWMEGIERIRETGTARWLEVGPGNVLSGLARRIDRSLRVTAVGDSPSVDAYLGSSD, encoded by the coding sequence GTGAGCGGGGTCGCGCTCCTTTTCCCGGGACAGGGCTCCCAGTACGTGGGCATGGGACGGGATCTGGCGGAAGACGATGCGTCGGTGCGGGAACTCTACGAGCGGGCGGACGACACGCTCGGCATGCCGCTGAGCCGGATCTGCTGGCAGGGGCCGGAAGAGGAACTGCGGGCCACGGAGAACGCGCAGCCCGCGATCATGCTGCACTCCTTCGCCGTCTGGCGCCTCATCGCCGCGCGCGCCGGGAAGGCCGGCATCGGGGCGGGACATTCGCTCGGGGAGCTGTCGGCCTACCTCGTGTCCGACGCCTTCGGCTTCGAGGACGGCCTCCGGATCGTGCGCGAGCGCGGCCGGATGATGGGGGCTTCGGGCGCGGACCGGCCGGGTACGATGGCCGCCATCCTCGGGCTGGACGCCGAATCCGTCGCCGGCGCGTGCGAGCGGGCGGCGGAGGCAGGGGGGATCGCCGTGCCCGCGAATCTCAACGCGCCGGGCCAGGTCGTCATCAGCGGCGATCTCGACGCCGTGGCCGCGGCGGGCCGGCTCGCCTCGGAGGCCGGCGCGCGCCGCGTGCTCCCGCTCAACGTGAGCGGCGCGTTCCATTCGCCCCTGATGGCGACGGCGGCCGACGGGCTGGCGGCGACGCTCGATGGTACGCAGTGGCGGGACCCGTCGTTTCCCATCGTCTCCAACGCCACGGCGACACCCGTGACGGACTCGGGGGAGGCCCGGCGAACCCTCATCCTTCAGCTCACCTCGCCCGTCCGGTGGATGGAGGGGATCGAACGCATCCGCGAGACGGGCACCGCGCGCTGGCTGGAGGTCGGACCCGGCAACGTGCTCTCGGGCCTCGCCCGCCGCATCGATCGAAGTCTGCGCGTGACCGCGGTCGGAGATTCGCCGTCCGTGGACGCCTACCTGGGATCTTCGGACTAG
- the fabG gene encoding 3-oxoacyl-[acyl-carrier-protein] reductase, whose translation MSELTGEIAIVTGATRGIGTAIAMELARGGARVAVVGTGADRAQAVARDLPGDGHAGFGCDISDPGACKGLVAEVSESLGAATILVNNAGITRDNILLRLKDEDWRSVLDTNLSGAFYLMRAVARGMMKRRAGNIVNISSVVGLTGNRGQSNYAAAKAALISLTRSVAQELASRGVRANAVAPGFISTDMTSGLPESVQKAMSERIPLGRPGSPEDVATVVRFLVGPGASYVTGQVIVVDGGMVMQS comes from the coding sequence ATGAGTGAACTGACGGGAGAGATCGCCATCGTCACGGGGGCGACGCGCGGCATCGGGACCGCGATCGCGATGGAACTGGCCCGGGGGGGCGCCCGCGTCGCGGTGGTCGGCACGGGAGCGGATCGCGCTCAAGCCGTTGCCCGGGATTTGCCGGGAGACGGTCACGCGGGCTTCGGTTGCGACATCTCCGATCCGGGAGCGTGCAAGGGACTCGTAGCGGAGGTCTCTGAGAGTCTCGGGGCCGCGACGATCCTCGTGAACAACGCGGGCATCACGCGCGACAACATCCTCCTCCGCCTCAAGGACGAGGACTGGCGGTCCGTGCTCGACACGAATCTGTCGGGGGCCTTCTATCTCATGCGGGCCGTCGCCCGCGGCATGATGAAGCGGCGCGCCGGAAACATCGTGAACATCTCGAGCGTGGTGGGCTTGACGGGAAACCGCGGCCAGTCCAACTATGCGGCGGCCAAAGCCGCCCTGATCTCGCTCACCCGAAGCGTCGCTCAGGAACTCGCGAGTCGGGGCGTGCGGGCCAACGCGGTCGCCCCCGGGTTCATCTCGACCGACATGACCTCGGGACTGCCCGAAAGCGTCCAAAAAGCCATGTCGGAGAGGATTCCCCTCGGCCGGCCGGGGTCCCCGGAAGATGTCGCCACGGTGGTGCGATTTCTCGTCGGTCCCGGGGCTTCGTACGTTACCGGGCAGGTGATCGTCGTCGACGGCGGGATGGTCATGCAGTCCTAG
- the rpmF gene encoding 50S ribosomal protein L32 produces MAVPKRRTSKQRKRKRRTHYKARDNAYQACPKCGDPKRPHRVCPTCGYYADRVVVQIDDF; encoded by the coding sequence ATGGCTGTTCCCAAGAGACGGACGTCGAAACAGCGCAAGCGCAAGCGGCGTACGCACTACAAGGCGCGGGACAACGCGTACCAGGCGTGCCCCAAGTGCGGGGATCCGAAGCGACCGCATCGCGTCTGCCCGACCTGCGGCTACTACGCGGACCGAGTGGTCGTTCAGATCGACGACTTTTGA
- the sucD gene encoding succinate--CoA ligase subunit alpha, whose product MGIFIGDDTRLVVQGITGRDGSFHTRQMMEYGTGVVAGVTPGKGGRTFDGAVPVFDTVEEAVAEAGANASVIYVPARFAADAVFEAADAGIALIVCITEGVPVGDMLRVLPYVREKGARLIGPNCPGLIVPGRCKVGILPGQIVREGPVGIVSRSGTLTYEVIFQLTRAGIGQSACVGIGGDPLIGTDFVDCLAAFEADPETEAVAVIGEIGGTDEQVAAEYVSREMSKPVVGFIAGQTAPPGRRMGHAGAIISGSEGTAEEKIRAFESHGIGVARRPADLVGLIRDR is encoded by the coding sequence ATGGGGATCTTCATCGGAGACGATACGAGGCTCGTGGTCCAGGGCATCACCGGGCGCGACGGCTCGTTCCACACGCGGCAGATGATGGAGTACGGCACGGGGGTCGTGGCCGGGGTGACCCCGGGGAAGGGCGGCCGGACGTTCGACGGCGCCGTGCCCGTGTTCGACACCGTGGAGGAGGCGGTGGCCGAGGCGGGGGCGAACGCGAGCGTCATCTACGTGCCCGCGCGCTTCGCGGCGGACGCGGTGTTCGAGGCGGCGGACGCGGGGATCGCGCTCATCGTGTGCATCACCGAGGGCGTGCCTGTCGGGGACATGCTGCGCGTGCTGCCGTACGTGCGGGAGAAGGGCGCCCGCCTCATCGGCCCCAACTGCCCGGGGCTCATCGTCCCGGGCCGCTGCAAGGTCGGGATTCTGCCCGGCCAGATCGTGCGCGAGGGGCCGGTCGGGATCGTGAGCCGTTCCGGCACCCTCACCTACGAGGTCATCTTCCAGCTCACGCGCGCCGGGATCGGACAGTCCGCCTGCGTCGGGATCGGGGGGGACCCGCTCATCGGCACGGATTTCGTCGATTGCCTGGCGGCGTTCGAGGCGGATCCGGAGACCGAGGCCGTTGCGGTGATCGGGGAGATCGGCGGGACGGACGAGCAGGTGGCGGCGGAGTACGTGTCGCGGGAGATGAGCAAGCCCGTCGTCGGGTTCATCGCGGGCCAGACGGCGCCTCCCGGCCGGCGCATGGGGCACGCGGGAGCGATCATCTCCGGCTCCGAGGGGACGGCGGAAGAGAAGATCCGCGCCTTCGAGAGCCACGGGATCGGCGTCGCGCGGCGGCCCGCCGACCTGGTGGGCCTCATCCGCGACCGGTAG
- a CDS encoding phosphomannomutase/phosphoglucomutase, whose protein sequence is MPIHSGIFREYDIRGIVGDDLTETAAELVGRAFGTELADRPAPRVVVGHDNRPSSPVLSAALCRGLCAAGVDVTTVGTVPTPTLYFAAIEFGTDGAIQITGSHNPPEYNGIKMVRDGAALYGPAIRALRDRIEAEAFASGRGEMREAEILDRYVEEIAARGRVEGDVRMVLDCGNGVGSVIAVRALTAAGIDVDGLYCESDGTFPNHHPDPTVDEYIQDLIARVPATGADLGVGLDGDADRIGAVTDEGKIIRGDHLLLLFAREVLAERPGAEVVFDVKCSQALPRVIRAHGGVPVMWKTGHSLIKERMRAGGSPIAGEMSGHICFADRFFGTDDAIYAAARLAGLVSRSGRRLSALAAEIPSYPATPELRLDCPEERKFGLVAEAVRFFRERYEVIDIDGVRVLFDGGWLLIRASNTQPAVVARVEADTEERLGEIAEVARAFLASQGVDLPAV, encoded by the coding sequence ATGCCGATCCACTCCGGAATCTTCCGCGAATACGACATTCGCGGGATCGTCGGGGACGACCTGACGGAGACGGCGGCCGAACTCGTGGGGCGCGCCTTCGGGACCGAGCTCGCGGACCGTCCGGCCCCGCGCGTCGTCGTGGGGCACGACAACCGGCCTTCTTCGCCGGTGCTCTCGGCCGCGCTGTGCCGGGGTCTGTGCGCGGCGGGCGTCGACGTGACGACGGTCGGGACCGTCCCCACGCCCACCCTCTATTTCGCGGCGATCGAGTTCGGGACGGACGGGGCGATCCAGATCACCGGATCCCACAATCCGCCCGAATACAACGGGATCAAGATGGTGCGGGACGGCGCGGCGCTATACGGCCCGGCGATCCGGGCCCTGCGGGACCGGATCGAGGCGGAGGCCTTCGCGTCGGGCCGAGGGGAGATGCGGGAGGCGGAGATCCTCGACCGCTACGTGGAGGAGATTGCCGCGCGCGGGCGCGTCGAGGGTGACGTGCGCATGGTGCTCGACTGCGGGAACGGGGTGGGGAGCGTCATCGCGGTGCGCGCCCTCACCGCCGCGGGCATCGACGTGGATGGTCTCTACTGCGAATCGGACGGAACCTTCCCGAACCACCACCCGGATCCGACGGTGGACGAGTACATACAGGACCTCATCGCGCGCGTGCCCGCGACCGGCGCGGACCTCGGCGTGGGGCTCGACGGCGATGCGGATCGGATCGGCGCCGTGACCGACGAGGGGAAGATCATCCGGGGGGACCACCTGCTGCTTCTCTTTGCGCGGGAGGTGCTGGCGGAGCGGCCGGGGGCCGAGGTCGTCTTCGACGTGAAGTGCTCGCAGGCGCTGCCGCGGGTCATCCGGGCCCACGGGGGCGTTCCCGTGATGTGGAAGACGGGACACTCGCTCATCAAGGAGCGCATGCGGGCCGGGGGATCTCCGATCGCGGGTGAGATGAGCGGCCATATCTGCTTTGCGGACAGGTTCTTCGGCACTGACGATGCAATCTATGCGGCCGCCCGACTCGCGGGTCTTGTGTCCCGCTCGGGACGCCGGCTCTCCGCGTTGGCGGCGGAGATTCCGAGCTATCCGGCGACGCCCGAACTGCGCCTCGACTGTCCGGAAGAGCGCAAGTTCGGCCTCGTGGCGGAGGCCGTGCGCTTCTTCCGCGAGCGGTACGAGGTCATCGACATCGACGGCGTGCGCGTCCTGTTCGATGGCGGGTGGCTGCTGATCCGGGCGAGCAACACCCAGCCGGCCGTGGTGGCGCGGGTGGAGGCGGACACGGAGGAGCGCCTGGGGGAGATCGCGGAGGTGGCGCGGGCGTTCCTCGCCAGTCAGGGGGTCGACCTGCCGGCGGTTTGA
- the plsX gene encoding phosphate acyltransferase PlsX, translated as MIRVAVDLLGGDAAPQAVLEAVAGALDAWPDDLFLLLVGPGDLLREARTRFPRDRVAWLAAEESIGPAEPPALAVRRKADSTVVRGLEAVRDGSADGFVSAGPTGATVVASVLTLGLLPGVDRPPVGALFPTATGRVLVMDVGANVDVRPRQLHQFAHLGSTYLRRTLSIGRPRVGLLNIGVEGEKGGDAIATAHGLLSADPGLHFIGNVEGHQIVTGACDVLVCGGFVGNVLLKFYESIAEFVLGIFRSAGVGEGGELGEALRVLDYAEYGGAPLFGVDGVAVICHGTSPARAIMNGIRTAADCAASGFTTVTRTSLARMRESGA; from the coding sequence ATGATTCGGGTGGCAGTCGATTTGCTGGGCGGAGACGCCGCGCCGCAGGCCGTGCTGGAGGCTGTGGCGGGCGCGCTCGACGCGTGGCCGGACGATCTCTTCCTCCTGCTCGTGGGGCCCGGCGATCTCCTGCGCGAAGCGCGAACCCGCTTTCCGCGCGACCGGGTGGCGTGGCTCGCGGCGGAGGAGTCCATCGGCCCCGCGGAACCGCCCGCCCTCGCCGTGCGGCGGAAGGCGGACAGCACCGTGGTCCGCGGCCTCGAGGCCGTGCGCGACGGGAGCGCTGACGGCTTCGTCTCCGCCGGGCCGACGGGGGCCACGGTCGTGGCCTCGGTGCTCACGCTCGGCCTGCTCCCCGGCGTGGACCGCCCGCCCGTCGGCGCCCTCTTCCCGACCGCGACCGGGCGCGTGCTCGTCATGGACGTGGGCGCGAACGTGGATGTTCGTCCGCGGCAACTGCACCAGTTCGCCCACCTGGGCTCGACGTATCTGCGCCGGACGCTCTCGATCGGCCGACCCCGGGTTGGCCTGCTCAACATCGGCGTGGAGGGCGAGAAGGGGGGGGATGCGATCGCGACGGCCCACGGCCTCCTCTCCGCCGACCCCGGGCTCCATTTCATCGGAAACGTGGAGGGACACCAGATCGTGACCGGCGCCTGCGACGTGCTCGTGTGCGGCGGCTTCGTCGGCAACGTGCTGCTCAAGTTCTACGAGTCGATCGCCGAGTTCGTGCTCGGGATCTTCCGCAGCGCCGGCGTCGGCGAGGGAGGCGAACTCGGCGAAGCGCTGCGCGTTCTCGACTATGCCGAATACGGCGGGGCGCCCCTGTTCGGCGTGGACGGGGTCGCGGTCATCTGTCACGGGACCTCGCCCGCGCGCGCCATCATGAACGGAATTCGCACGGCGGCCGACTGCGCCGCCTCGGGCTTCACCACCGTCACTCGCACCTCCCTCGCCCGGATGCGGGAGAGCGGCGCGTGA
- a CDS encoding acyl carrier protein, with protein MDNAARVREIIAQELGVEQEKVVDDANFVDDLGADSLDTVELVMAFEEEFGIEIPDEDAERMQTVAEAIAYLNEKV; from the coding sequence ATGGACAACGCGGCACGCGTGCGGGAGATCATCGCGCAGGAACTCGGCGTGGAGCAGGAGAAGGTGGTGGACGACGCGAACTTCGTCGATGATCTGGGCGCCGACTCGCTCGATACCGTCGAACTCGTGATGGCTTTCGAGGAGGAGTTCGGGATCGAGATCCCGGATGAGGACGCGGAGAGGATGCAGACGGTCGCGGAGGCCATCGCGTATCTGAACGAGAAGGTCTAG
- the sucC gene encoding ADP-forming succinate--CoA ligase subunit beta → MNIHEYQARAIFARHGIPVPEAEVAATADEAAAAAERFGGRVVVKAQVHAGGRGKAGGVKLASTPAEARGSAEAILGMEIKGIEVRRVLVAPAEDIASEAYVGIVLDRARRADTIMVSSEGGVDIEEVAATMPGAIRKVAVDPRYGLLAHQAALLGYHLYDDPGAARQASSIIAKLYAAYRASGATLAEINPMIVNPAGEVKAIDAKMNIDDNALFRLPGIAALRDTEAENPAEVRAREAGLSYIPLDGNVGCCVNGAGLAMATMDLVKYYGGEPANFLDIGGSSNPDKVVAALELITEDPNVNSILFNIFGGITRCDDVANGIVEATSRMELGVPITIRLTGTNEEAGVAILAAQGFEAMVDMDRAVETAVRRAVGGTGGGTGGEPGDGR, encoded by the coding sequence ATGAACATTCATGAATACCAGGCGCGGGCGATCTTCGCGCGGCACGGCATCCCCGTGCCGGAGGCCGAGGTCGCCGCGACGGCGGACGAAGCCGCGGCGGCGGCCGAACGCTTCGGCGGACGGGTCGTCGTCAAGGCCCAGGTCCACGCCGGCGGGCGCGGCAAGGCGGGCGGCGTCAAGCTCGCCTCGACGCCGGCCGAGGCGCGCGGCAGCGCCGAAGCCATCCTCGGGATGGAGATCAAGGGGATCGAAGTGCGGCGGGTCCTCGTCGCGCCGGCCGAGGACATCGCATCGGAGGCCTACGTCGGCATCGTGCTCGACCGGGCGCGCCGGGCGGACACGATCATGGTCTCCTCGGAGGGCGGCGTGGACATCGAGGAGGTGGCGGCGACCATGCCCGGGGCGATCCGCAAGGTCGCCGTGGACCCGCGCTACGGCCTCCTCGCCCACCAGGCGGCCCTGCTCGGCTACCACCTGTACGACGACCCGGGCGCGGCGCGGCAGGCCTCGTCCATCATCGCGAAGCTCTACGCGGCGTACCGGGCGAGTGGCGCCACGCTGGCGGAAATCAACCCGATGATCGTGAACCCCGCCGGAGAGGTGAAGGCGATCGACGCGAAGATGAACATCGACGACAACGCCCTCTTCCGGCTCCCCGGGATCGCGGCCCTCCGCGACACGGAGGCGGAGAATCCGGCCGAGGTCCGCGCGCGCGAGGCGGGCCTCTCCTACATCCCGCTCGACGGCAACGTCGGGTGCTGCGTGAACGGGGCCGGCCTCGCAATGGCCACGATGGACCTGGTCAAGTACTACGGCGGCGAGCCCGCGAACTTCCTCGACATCGGGGGTTCCTCGAATCCCGACAAGGTCGTGGCGGCGCTCGAACTCATCACCGAGGACCCGAACGTGAACTCGATCCTGTTCAACATCTTCGGCGGCATCACGCGCTGCGACGATGTCGCGAACGGGATCGTGGAGGCGACGAGCCGGATGGAACTCGGGGTTCCGATCACGATCCGCCTCACGGGAACGAACGAGGAGGCGGGGGTCGCGATCCTCGCCGCGCAGGGGTTCGAGGCCATGGTGGACATGGACCGGGCGGTCGAAACGGCCGTTCGGCGCGCGGTCGGCGGCACCGGCGGCGGCACCGGCGGCGAGCCCGGGGACGGCCGCTGA
- a CDS encoding DUF177 domain-containing protein, producing the protein MSPPRASPLPNPAEPARIGLAGLDGGPIERAFRVETPGESLGALPLPFEYVDVEVELRRADGAAVRARGTLGARATVECRRCLEPTRVRVRARWEALYRPPGRVTPGEEGVWALDADSGEVDLAGPIREELWVRAPAWVECSRDCPGLCPACGARLGEQACRCPPPEPDARWAALEGLGGGSTGVSEGASEGASEGEIP; encoded by the coding sequence GTGAGCCCGCCTCGCGCATCGCCATTGCCGAACCCGGCGGAACCCGCGCGCATCGGACTTGCCGGCCTCGACGGCGGCCCCATCGAGCGGGCGTTTCGCGTCGAAACGCCGGGTGAATCGCTCGGCGCCTTGCCGTTGCCCTTCGAGTACGTCGATGTCGAGGTCGAACTCCGGCGGGCGGATGGGGCCGCGGTGCGCGCCCGGGGCACGCTCGGGGCACGCGCCACCGTCGAGTGCCGCCGCTGCCTCGAGCCGACCCGGGTCCGCGTGCGCGCCAGGTGGGAGGCGCTGTACCGCCCGCCCGGCCGGGTCACGCCCGGGGAAGAAGGGGTCTGGGCGCTGGACGCCGACTCGGGCGAAGTGGACCTGGCGGGGCCGATCCGCGAGGAACTGTGGGTGCGCGCGCCCGCTTGGGTGGAGTGCTCGCGCGACTGCCCGGGACTCTGCCCGGCGTGCGGCGCGCGGCTCGGGGAACAGGCGTGTCGCTGCCCGCCGCCCGAACCCGACGCGCGCTGGGCCGCGCTGGAAGGGTTGGGAGGGGGTTCGACGGGCGTCTCCGAGGGCGCATCGGAAGGCGCCTCGGAGGGCGAGATTCCTTGA
- the ndk gene encoding nucleoside-diphosphate kinase, whose translation MTLAIIKPDAFGSGKAGRVLAALEDAGFRIRGSRVLRLRRAGAEAFYAVHRERPFFGALVEFMTSGPCMALALEHDRAVPYLREVIGATDPAEAAPGTVRALYAESKERNAIHGSDSDENARAELGFFFGQVDLIESA comes from the coding sequence ATGACGCTCGCGATCATCAAGCCCGATGCGTTCGGGTCCGGGAAGGCGGGCAGGGTCCTCGCGGCGCTCGAGGACGCGGGTTTTCGCATACGGGGGTCGCGGGTTCTGCGGCTGCGGCGCGCCGGAGCCGAAGCGTTCTACGCCGTGCACCGGGAGCGGCCCTTCTTCGGGGCGCTCGTGGAGTTCATGACGTCGGGGCCCTGCATGGCGCTCGCGCTCGAACACGACCGGGCGGTGCCCTACCTGCGCGAGGTCATCGGCGCCACCGACCCGGCGGAGGCCGCGCCGGGCACCGTGCGCGCGCTGTACGCGGAGAGCAAGGAGCGCAACGCGATCCACGGCTCCGACTCCGACGAGAACGCGCGGGCGGAACTCGGCTTTTTCTTCGGACAGGTCGACCTCATCGAGAGCGCGTGA
- a CDS encoding CBS domain-containing protein, with translation MKVREIMTRDVTTVPPGMTLEEAADILARRRLRAMPVIDDEGHVLGMLTDRLLISGLLPELERAEAGAPATRGAHAGEVRDIMERAVMCVKEDEPLANVVRLMLDREIERLPVVREGQLVGFLTRGDIIRRLLLRDAADEAEETKGE, from the coding sequence ATGAAGGTACGTGAGATCATGACCCGCGACGTGACGACGGTCCCTCCCGGCATGACGCTGGAGGAGGCGGCGGACATACTCGCGCGCAGGCGGCTCCGTGCGATGCCCGTCATCGATGACGAGGGCCATGTGCTCGGCATGCTCACGGACCGCCTGTTGATCAGTGGCCTCCTGCCCGAACTCGAGCGGGCGGAGGCGGGCGCGCCGGCGACGCGAGGTGCTCACGCCGGCGAGGTGCGCGACATCATGGAACGGGCCGTGATGTGCGTGAAGGAGGACGAACCGCTGGCCAACGTGGTCCGTCTGATGCTGGACAGGGAAATCGAACGTCTGCCGGTCGTGCGCGAGGGCCAGCTCGTCGGGTTCCTCACGCGCGGCGACATTATCCGGAGGCTCCTCCTTCGGGACGCGGCGGACGAAGCGGAAGAAACGAAAGGGGAGTGA
- a CDS encoding NADH-quinone oxidoreductase subunit N has translation MNHWVALLPEVVLSLAAMFILMRDAFVRSDAGGAGAAGAAGGAGGGGRMSVDCLVTLYSIAGAFIASLWLMDASAPPDAMIALDGFRVAADTILCGGALLVVSLSRDYLSREGLRSPEFHALILLALVGMMVLVAARDLILLFVGLELMSISVYVLTGFVRKNPRSSEASLKYFIVGAFASAFVVYGMALLYGATGTTRLATAAERIAAAPAGGDLLLVAGIGLLLIGFAFKIAAVPFHMWAPDAYDGAPTPVTSFMATGVKAAAFVALLRVLTVDLGGAAEVWKGAVWWLAILTMIVPNLVALSQQDVKRMLAYSSVAHAGYLLVGVVAASELGRSASIFYLAAYTVVTAGSFAIVFHVAGRGDRNQRVRDYRGLGWRRPVLGAALLVFLLSLAGFPPTAGFVGKLYLLRAAVDAGEISLAVTLVLTSLVAYYYYLRVVWKMYFEAAPEDAHTPPPPRPGFNLAIGTCVALILLGGLFPGRIIDRAREALADAPSDAPAPGMVVQAEDPPTP, from the coding sequence GTGAATCACTGGGTCGCGCTCCTGCCGGAGGTCGTCCTGTCGCTGGCCGCGATGTTCATCCTCATGCGCGACGCCTTCGTGCGGTCGGACGCGGGTGGTGCGGGCGCTGCGGGGGCCGCGGGAGGCGCCGGCGGCGGCGGGCGGATGTCCGTCGACTGCCTCGTCACGCTGTACTCGATCGCGGGCGCGTTCATCGCCAGCCTGTGGCTCATGGACGCTTCCGCGCCGCCGGACGCGATGATCGCGCTCGACGGCTTCCGGGTGGCGGCGGACACCATCCTGTGCGGCGGGGCTCTGCTCGTGGTGTCGCTCTCGCGCGACTACCTCAGCCGGGAAGGGCTGCGGTCGCCGGAGTTCCACGCGCTGATTCTCCTCGCCCTCGTCGGAATGATGGTGCTCGTCGCGGCGCGCGACCTCATCCTCCTCTTCGTCGGCCTCGAGCTGATGTCGATTTCCGTGTACGTCCTCACGGGGTTCGTGCGGAAGAACCCGCGCTCCTCCGAGGCGAGCCTCAAGTACTTCATCGTGGGCGCCTTCGCGAGCGCCTTCGTCGTGTACGGGATGGCGCTCCTCTACGGGGCCACCGGGACGACGCGCCTGGCCACTGCCGCCGAGCGCATCGCGGCCGCGCCGGCCGGGGGAGACCTCCTCCTCGTCGCCGGCATCGGCCTCCTGCTCATCGGCTTCGCGTTCAAGATCGCCGCCGTTCCCTTCCACATGTGGGCCCCGGACGCGTACGACGGTGCGCCGACGCCGGTCACGTCGTTCATGGCGACGGGGGTCAAGGCGGCCGCCTTCGTCGCCCTCCTGCGCGTGCTGACCGTGGATCTCGGGGGTGCAGCCGAGGTGTGGAAGGGCGCGGTGTGGTGGCTCGCGATCCTGACCATGATCGTGCCCAACCTCGTCGCGCTCTCGCAGCAGGACGTGAAGCGGATGCTCGCCTACTCCTCGGTGGCGCACGCCGGATACCTCCTCGTCGGCGTTGTCGCGGCCTCCGAACTGGGGCGGTCCGCCTCGATCTTCTACCTCGCGGCGTACACCGTGGTGACCGCGGGGAGCTTCGCCATCGTCTTCCACGTGGCGGGGCGGGGCGACCGCAACCAGCGCGTGCGCGACTACCGCGGGCTGGGCTGGCGGCGTCCGGTGCTCGGGGCCGCGCTCCTCGTCTTCCTGCTCTCGCTGGCCGGCTTCCCGCCCACGGCGGGCTTCGTCGGCAAGCTGTACCTGCTGCGCGCGGCGGTGGATGCGGGGGAGATTTCGCTGGCGGTCACGCTCGTCCTTACGAGCCTCGTCGCCTACTACTACTACCTCCGCGTGGTGTGGAAGATGTACTTCGAGGCGGCGCCCGAGGACGCCCACACGCCACCGCCGCCCAGGCCGGGGTTCAACCTCGCGATCGGGACCTGCGTGGCGCTGATCCTGCTCGGCGGGCTCTTCCCGGGACGCATCATCGACCGGGCCCGCGAGGCGCTCGCGGATGCCCCTTCTGATGCGCCCGCGCCGGGCATGGTCGTCCAAGCCGAGGATCCGCCGACCCCCTGA